The following coding sequences are from one Triticum aestivum cultivar Chinese Spring chromosome 5A, IWGSC CS RefSeq v2.1, whole genome shotgun sequence window:
- the LOC123101205 gene encoding uncharacterized serine protease YyxA-like translates to MSSQGDPGSGSGSGSDSSAHSSPAREPEMPLVPIWRNSKGKLVYGFTDDKAAVAKYHQDLQKYEQKLARQEELLTLKLPSKAPGTNERYGSPKNKDIILNAAKSILSLSAYLDGKEINRCTGIVVNRDEDTKSLTILTSAWLICTEKPSNDWLDKEYAPQAKVIVHLLDGTTVDSQLMYFSKHYDIAFCEITGGLHLQSLPLEGNSEFSNETLVLVARDANLDLIYKEAKLASVGPCEFQHNHYKFITCSIPNKCGTGGGLLDFNGKIVGLVSYTFPLVAFIPSYLITKCSTLLRKFGKIVRPQLGLKLKTLDLLGRSRIEQLSHNFNISSGLVVREVSAECVAERLGIRVGDVILSCQGESVSSIAQFVSVRRYTATCW, encoded by the exons ATGTCTTCACAGGGGGACCcgggctcaggctcaggctcaggctcagaCTCGTCGGCGCACAGCTCCCCGGCGCGTGAGCCGGAGATGCCGCTCGTACCAATCTGGAGGAACTCCAAGGGGAAGTTGGTCTACGGCTTCACTGACGACAAGGCCGCCGTGGCCAAATATCACCAGGATTTACAAAAGTATGAGCAGAAGCTAG CTCGACAAGAAGAATTGCTGACGCTCAAGCTGCCTTCCAAGGCCCCTGGTACCAACGAACGCTACGGCAGCCCCAAGAACAAGGACATAATTTTAAACGCCGCCAAATCAATCCTGAGTCTTTCAGCCTATCTTG ATGGCAAAGAGATTAACCGGTGCACAGGCATTGTTGTCAATCGAGATGAAGATACGAAATCTCTTACCATTCTCACCTCTGCCTGGCTTATCTGCACAGAGAAACCATCTAATGATTGGCTGGATAAAGAATATGCTCCTCAAGCTAAG GTTATTGTTCACCTATTGGATGGCACAACCGTCGATAGTCAACTGATGTACTTTAGCAAACATTATGACATCGCCTTCTGTGAGATTACGGGAGGTTTACACTTGCAGAGTTTACCATTGGAAGGTAACTCGGAGTTCAGCAATGAAACACTTGTGTTAGTTGCTAGGGATGCAAATCTAGATTTAATCTACAAAGAAGCCAAGCTGGCATCTGTAGGCCCTTGTGAATTCCAACACAATCATTATAAGTTCATCACCTGTTCAATTCCTAACAAG TGTGGAACTGGAGGTGGACTGTTGGATTTTAATGGGAAAATTGTAGGGTTAGTATCCTACACATTTCCTCTTGTTGCGTTTATTCCAAGCTATCTTATAACGAAGTGTTCAACATTGTTGAGAAAATTTGG GAAAATTGTGCGACCCCAGCTTGGACTAAAGCTAAAGACGTTGGACTTATTAGGCAGGTCGCGTATTGAGCAGTTGTCACATAATTTCAACATCTCCTCTGGTCTTGTAGTAAGAGAG GTTTCAGCAGAATGTGTTGCTGAGAGGCTTGGCATTAGAGTGGGGGACGTTATTTTATCATGCCAAGGAGAGAGTGTTTCAAGTATAGCTCAG TTTGTTTCAGTTCGAAGATATACTGCTACGTGTTGGTGA